The Flavobacterium sp. IMCC34852 genome contains the following window.
TTTCTCGTAAACGAGATGACTTTCCCAACCTCTGCGCAATAAGTAATCACAAAACTTCTTGTTCTTTTTTTGACCTTTTCTTTCAGTTAGGCTGTGCCAATGGCGCTCGGCTAATGCGTCAAATGTGGCTTGGTATTCTTCTTCGGAGATTTCGGTTAACGCGGCTTTGATATTGGGTGCGGAAATGTGTCGCTGCTTGAGTTCGTTGATGATGCGCGTTTTACCCCAAGATTTAATGCGGTGTTTGCCACGGGCGAAACTTCGGGCGAAGCGCTCTTCGTTGAGGAAATTGTGTTGCAGCAAATGCACCACTATCACATCAATCTCCTCGCTTTTCATACCCAATAGGTACAACTTATCCACTACTTCAC
Protein-coding sequences here:
- a CDS encoding regulatory protein RecX; this encodes MTEKLTLSEATLKLEYYCSYQERCHSEVVDKLYLLGMKSEEIDVIVVHLLQHNFLNEERFARSFARGKHRIKSWGKTRIINELKQRHISAPNIKAALTEISEEEYQATFDALAERHWHSLTERKGQKKNKKFCDYLLRRGWESHLVYEKMKEFGSSTGSD